In the genome of Rhinolophus ferrumequinum isolate MPI-CBG mRhiFer1 chromosome 24, mRhiFer1_v1.p, whole genome shotgun sequence, one region contains:
- the LOC117016853 gene encoding butyrophilin-like protein 9, whose product MVDCPVFLDSFQLLPQPSSLFFLLFLCFPPGEPNSEEVKVVGPGDSILAIVGEEVDFPCHLSPYLDAEHMEIRWFRSQASEVVHLYQGRQELHGRQMAQFRNRTKLVKDEIAYGSVIVHLHRVVPADEGPYGCLFLSSNFSGEAVWELEVAATIWRFCRPRSRTTSLYLSLLLPPWDSLQTAPEEELLSERPDRALGLEQKQQVSSAAWVGVGLARVFVPPESRFRRVTQANQAQLSSAFY is encoded by the exons ATGGTAGATTGCCCAGTCTTCCTGGACTCCTTCCAGCTCCTACCTCAGCCCAGcagtctcttcttccttctcttcctctgcttcccGCCTGGGGAGCCAAACTCAG AGGAGGTCAAGGTGGTTGGCCCTGGGGATTCCATCCTGGCGATCGTCGGGGAAGAGGTGGACTTCCCGTGCCACCTGTCGCCATACCTGGACGCCGAGCACATGGAGATCCGCTGGTTCCGCAGCCAGGCCTCTGAGGTGGTGCACCTGTACCAGGGGCGACAGGAGCTCCACGGGCGGCAGATGGCGCAGTTCCGGAACAGGACCAAACTCGTCAAGGACGAGATCGCCTATGGAAGCGTGATCGTACATCTCCACCGCGTGGTCCCGGCCGATGAGGGCCCTTACGGGTGCCTCTTCCTCTCTAGCAACTTCTCTGGAGAAGCTGTCTGGGAGCTGGAGGTAGCAG CCACAATTTGGAGATTTTGTAGACCAAGGTCCAGAACCACATCACTGTATCTCTCACTGCTGCTGCCTCCCTGGGATAGTCTCCAAACTGCCCCTGAAGAAGAGCTGCTCAGTGAGAGACCTGACAGAGCCCTAGGACTGGAACAGAAGCAGCAGGTGAGCTCAGCagcatgggtgggggtggggctggcccgAGTCTTCGTCCCTCCTGAGTCTAGATTTAGAAGGGTGACCCAAGCAAACCAGGCCCAGCTCTCATCTGCCTTCTACTGA